The following coding sequences are from one Paenibacillus sp. FSL R5-0912 window:
- a CDS encoding ArsR/SmtB family transcription factor, which translates to MKDTLQETLLKNIRFEYNEAVELVVSMAMLACEDQVAELAKDYKIETDELLGTYFDDARRLLSPHFTRELMFFFRYDFFHNALDFPLFESVFTHRETLTAEELINRLENSSAEHIVSEMVYGVYNDNMEALLKGNDWEIVKKDLAALTELVSNTKPQPEVAEAHAPLLECLAHPEETKLRYLQLLRQFNQDVFVHWKERIRELSEQASRKYEAQFLSNPEVFIREVHKNEPSLFDIPTTFHVSFVSQVNNSFLQFHTDAGQVGWVIFGVHNDRVYGPAADREKTELFLKTFSDKRRLDFLMLLKQRPHYGQEIAEALGITPAAVKYHSNFLFFLDLLDIQRMDHRLYYVLRTDTLRSLLALTAKVMLDKDHFIN; encoded by the coding sequence ATGAAGGATACTTTGCAGGAGACCTTACTGAAGAATATCCGTTTTGAGTACAACGAAGCTGTCGAGCTTGTGGTTTCCATGGCAATGCTTGCATGTGAAGACCAGGTGGCGGAGTTGGCCAAGGATTACAAAATCGAAACCGATGAGCTGCTGGGAACCTACTTCGATGATGCACGCAGATTATTGTCACCTCACTTCACCCGTGAGCTGATGTTTTTCTTCCGGTATGACTTCTTTCATAATGCCCTGGATTTCCCCTTATTCGAATCGGTCTTCACTCACCGGGAAACGCTGACTGCAGAGGAGTTGATCAACCGGCTGGAGAACAGCTCTGCGGAGCATATCGTTTCAGAGATGGTCTACGGCGTCTACAACGATAATATGGAGGCATTATTGAAAGGCAACGATTGGGAGATTGTTAAAAAGGATCTTGCGGCGCTTACAGAATTGGTGTCCAATACAAAACCCCAGCCGGAGGTTGCAGAAGCTCATGCGCCGCTGCTTGAATGTCTTGCTCATCCTGAGGAGACCAAGCTGCGGTATCTGCAGCTTTTGCGTCAATTCAACCAGGATGTATTTGTTCACTGGAAAGAACGGATCCGCGAGCTTTCCGAGCAGGCCTCCCGCAAGTATGAGGCCCAGTTCCTCAGCAATCCGGAGGTTTTCATTCGTGAAGTCCACAAGAATGAGCCTTCACTGTTCGACATCCCGACCACTTTCCATGTCAGCTTTGTCTCTCAGGTCAACAACAGCTTCTTACAGTTCCATACGGATGCCGGACAGGTCGGCTGGGTCATTTTCGGCGTACATAATGACCGGGTATATGGACCTGCAGCAGACAGGGAGAAAACTGAATTATTCCTCAAAACCTTCTCGGATAAACGGCGGCTGGACTTCCTGATGTTATTGAAGCAGCGTCCACACTATGGCCAGGAAATTGCCGAAGCCCTCGGTATTACACCTGCTGCTGTGAAATATCATTCCAATTTCCTGTTCTTCCTGGATTTGCTGGACATCCAGCGGATGGATCACCGGCTGTATTATGTACTTAGAACCGATACTTTGCGCAGTCTGCTGGCCTTGACGGCTAAAGTTATGCTGGACAAAGACCATTTCATAAATTGA
- a CDS encoding ABC transporter ATP-binding protein, with the protein MNGITNTGATPLNEQPAAAQNTFIRLLKLGKPYTGWYIILCVLAAVISLTTVGLAESLRRIINAATNHNTSGLTAGMTFAAVIVITDAGVHFLNTYLSGLLEIKSTSKVQISMLTRLLNVQMKDLDRYHSADLISRMNDSAPAAQQGINRKTIDLISNLLQITFLLTYLLSLQFALTLGTVIICALVPLVMFPFTSRLRTMNEQRQSIESAQQAFVQDSIQGAEVVRAFSLAPRLLGQFTSRVRQFNTVHLPVSRIEAVGYNMPLAVILGGLLYVLSYGGYLVIGGRIDVGAVAAFLICFEQISNPVSRLANLWTELQASLAQGKRLFEIMDLTEEGISPANPGTAGHLAEAWDTVNLPLAGQEPLIFNNVSFGYGQTKVLTETQLRIEPGKVTAFAGASGSGKSTILQLMLAAYVPDGGSIHHGSMPLQTIPPRSWRSRIAYVSQEPYLFSGTLYENIAWGRQEASREEVISAAQNAGIHDFIMQTPQQYETVIGERGLTLSGGERQRLSIARAFVREPGLLLLDEPTAALDSHNEEIVQQALKALMTNRTTVVVAHRLSTIKYADHIYFMEAGAIVEQGTHMELMALQGKYHAMAQAGIQTEAAAGGGLQNEY; encoded by the coding sequence TTGAACGGGATCACGAATACCGGGGCAACGCCGCTGAATGAACAGCCCGCCGCTGCCCAGAATACATTTATCCGGTTGCTGAAGCTCGGCAAACCCTATACAGGCTGGTACATCATTCTTTGTGTTCTGGCAGCGGTTATCTCACTCACAACTGTAGGTCTGGCTGAGTCGCTGCGGCGGATTATCAATGCGGCAACTAACCACAATACGTCCGGTCTTACAGCGGGAATGACCTTCGCTGCTGTCATCGTCATTACGGATGCCGGAGTCCACTTTCTGAATACATATCTCTCAGGGCTGCTGGAGATCAAATCCACCTCTAAGGTTCAGATCTCCATGCTGACAAGATTACTGAATGTTCAGATGAAGGATCTGGACCGTTATCATTCCGCCGATCTGATCAGCCGGATGAATGACTCCGCTCCAGCCGCACAGCAGGGAATAAACCGGAAGACGATTGACCTGATCAGCAATCTGCTGCAAATCACATTTCTGCTCACTTATCTGCTGTCTCTGCAATTTGCTCTGACACTGGGGACAGTCATCATCTGTGCACTGGTTCCTCTGGTTATGTTCCCCTTCACCTCACGGCTCCGCACCATGAATGAACAGCGCCAGAGCATTGAGAGCGCTCAACAGGCATTCGTTCAGGATTCGATACAAGGCGCTGAGGTGGTGCGCGCCTTCTCCCTTGCTCCCCGTCTACTCGGGCAATTCACCAGCAGAGTCCGGCAATTTAACACAGTCCACCTGCCGGTCTCACGGATAGAGGCTGTAGGTTACAATATGCCGTTGGCCGTTATTCTGGGCGGATTGCTGTATGTACTCTCCTATGGCGGCTATCTTGTAATTGGAGGGCGGATTGATGTAGGCGCCGTTGCTGCTTTTCTCATTTGCTTTGAACAAATTTCGAATCCGGTATCGCGGCTTGCCAACCTGTGGACAGAACTGCAGGCTTCGCTGGCACAGGGGAAGCGTTTATTTGAAATCATGGATTTAACCGAAGAAGGCATCAGCCCTGCTAATCCCGGTACCGCAGGGCATCTGGCTGAAGCATGGGATACCGTTAATCTGCCACTTGCCGGACAGGAGCCGCTCATATTCAACAATGTCAGCTTCGGGTACGGACAAACGAAGGTATTAACTGAAACTCAGCTGCGGATTGAGCCAGGTAAGGTTACCGCTTTCGCCGGAGCCAGCGGGAGCGGCAAGAGCACAATTCTTCAGCTAATGCTTGCCGCTTATGTGCCTGACGGAGGAAGCATTCATCATGGCAGTATGCCCTTACAAACCATTCCGCCGCGTAGCTGGCGCAGCCGTATCGCCTATGTATCGCAGGAGCCTTATCTATTCTCAGGAACACTATACGAGAATATTGCCTGGGGGCGGCAGGAAGCCTCCCGTGAAGAGGTGATCTCTGCCGCACAGAATGCAGGCATCCACGATTTCATTATGCAGACTCCACAGCAGTATGAGACGGTCATCGGAGAAAGAGGGCTTACGTTGTCGGGAGGTGAACGCCAGCGGCTCTCCATTGCCCGGGCATTCGTCCGCGAGCCGGGACTGCTGCTGCTGGATGAACCTACGGCTGCGCTTGACAGCCATAATGAGGAGATTGTCCAGCAGGCCTTGAAGGCCCTGATGACGAACCGGACAACGGTTGTAGTCGCCCACCGGCTCTCAACTATTAAGTACGCTGATCATATCTACTTCATGGAGGCCGGAGCAATTGTTGAACAAGGGACCCATATGGAGTTAATGGCACTGCAAGGCAAATATCATGCTATGGCCCAGGCGGGCATTCAGACAGAGGCTGCTGCCGGAGGAGGACTGCAAAATGAATACTAA